The following are from one region of the Paenibacillus bovis genome:
- a CDS encoding carbohydrate ABC transporter permease, which yields MARRVRKVIRYTFTYILLLLLALLMTGPFLWLLSVSLMPGRNVFSNPPAIWPTFIDFGNYVQVWSYMNFPKYIMNTLIITVLGVVFNIVLSCMTAYPLALFRFKGRDMVFALLITTMIIPSSTAMIVHYLTIQWLNLGNSYLGVVLPAAVSVFNIFLMRQTFQGIPSEIRDSGKMDGASELRIWWQLVLPLVKPGIAVIMLLEVMAFWNNFLWPIVVLDDPEKYPLASALTYLNGQFSYNFGWIAAGTIISVIPIILVFLFTQRYYMEGLAGAVKG from the coding sequence ATGGCCCGCCGGGTGCGAAAGGTCATACGCTATACCTTTACGTATATCCTGCTGCTGTTGCTGGCTCTGCTGATGACTGGACCTTTCCTGTGGCTACTGAGTGTCTCGCTGATGCCGGGACGCAATGTATTCTCCAATCCGCCGGCGATCTGGCCGACATTTATTGATTTCGGCAATTATGTGCAGGTATGGAGTTATATGAATTTCCCCAAATACATTATGAATACGCTCATTATTACCGTACTTGGGGTAGTCTTCAACATCGTACTGTCCTGCATGACCGCCTATCCGCTGGCGCTGTTCCGTTTCAAAGGCCGGGATATGGTATTCGCTCTGCTGATCACGACGATGATTATCCCGTCCTCTACGGCGATGATCGTGCATTATCTGACGATCCAGTGGCTGAATCTGGGCAATTCCTATCTAGGCGTTGTGCTGCCTGCAGCTGTATCGGTATTTAATATTTTCCTGATGCGTCAGACGTTCCAGGGGATTCCATCCGAGATCCGGGATTCCGGGAAAATGGATGGAGCCTCCGAGCTTCGCATCTGGTGGCAGCTGGTTCTGCCGCTGGTCAAACCCGGCATCGCTGTTATTATGCTGCTCGAAGTGATGGCTTTTTGGAATAATTTTCTCTGGCCGATCGTCGTCCTCGATGATCCGGAGAAATATCCACTCGCTTCGGCACTCACATATTTGAATGGTCAATTTTCGTATAATTTTGGCTGGATTGCAGCAGGAACCATTATTTCGGTTATTCCGATTATTCTGGTATTCCTGTTCACCCAGCGCTATTACATGGAAGGTCTGGCCGGTGCAGTCAAAGGATAA